A single region of the Malus sylvestris chromosome 8, drMalSylv7.2, whole genome shotgun sequence genome encodes:
- the LOC126632254 gene encoding uncharacterized protein LOC126632254 codes for MQDRVKRVDELDMQVGQIVEFMAQIRDQSELSNSNIANSKAESEIDEAITLECDMKDEVVPEPSKHSPNMDELLLQAEEEEDDLGSLEEFLLQAPQIPMSSNSGTFGYFHP; via the exons atgcaagaccgagtcaaaagagtggacgaattggatatgcaagttgggcagattgtggaattcatggcacagattcgagatcaaagtgaactttccaactcaaacattgcaaattcaaaggcaGAAAGTGAAATCGATGAAGCAATCACTTTGGAATgtgacatgaaggatgaagttgtcccagaaccatccaaacacagcccgaacatggatgaattgctgctgcaagcagaagaggaggaggacgacctgggcagtttagaagaattcttgctgcaagctcctcaaatccctatgtcatccaactcag gaacttttggttatttccacccttga